The Pongo abelii isolate AG06213 chromosome 11, NHGRI_mPonAbe1-v2.0_pri, whole genome shotgun sequence genome includes a window with the following:
- the CCDC115 gene encoding coiled-coil domain-containing protein 115: MAALDLRAELDSLLLQLLGDLEELEGKRAVLNARVEEGWLSLAKSRYAMGAKSVGPLQYASYMEPQVCLHASEAQEGLQKFKVVRAGVHAPEEVGPREAALRRRKGPTKTPEPESSEAPQDPLNWFGILVPHSLRQAQASFRDGLQLAADIASLQNRIDWGRSQLRGLQEKLKQLEPGAA, translated from the exons ATGGCGGCGCTTGACCTGCGAGCGGAGCTGGATTCGCTGCTCTTGCAGCTGCTTGGGGACCTGGAGGAGCTGGAGGGGAAACGAGCGGTGCTGAACGCCCGGGTGGAAGAG GGCTGGCTCTCGCTCGCCAAGTCCCGCTACGCGATGGGCGCCAAGTCGGTGGGGCCCCTGCAGTATGCTTCCTACATGGAGCCCCAGGTCTGCCTCCACGCCAG CGAGGCCCAGGAGGGACTCCAGAAGTTCAAGGTGGTGAGAGCTGGTGTCCACGCCCCAGAGGAGGTGGGGCCTCGCGAAGCAG CTCTGCGGAGGCGCAAGGGCCCCACTAAGACCCCAGAACCGGAGTCCTCTGAGGCCCCTCAGGACCCCCTGAACTGGTTTGGAATCCTAGTTCCTCACAGTCTACGTCAGGCTCAAGCAAGCTTCCGGGATG gCCTGCAGCTGGCCGCAGACAtagccagcctccagaaccgcaTTGACTGGGGTCGAAGCCAGCTCCGGGGACTCCAAGAAAAACTCAAGCAGCTGGAGCCTGGGGCTGCCTGA